A stretch of DNA from Dokdonia sp. PRO95:
TACAGGTCTTGGTGTTGCTCCTAATCAAATAGGTGAAGTATTTGGAATCTTTAAGGCTTACACAACTCGTGTAGGTTCTGGACCTTTCCCTACAGAACTTTTTGACGAAGATGGTGAGACTATGGGACGCGTAGGTAATGAATTTGGCGCTACTACTGGCCGTGCACGTCGTTGTGGATGGTTAGACCTTGTTGCTCTTAAATATGCTGTGCGTGTAAACGGAGTTACACAACTTATGATGATGAAAGGCGATGTACTTTCTGGTTTTAAAACACTAAAAGTTTGCACTGCTTACAAATATAAAGGAGAGACTATCGAGCACCTTCCTTATAATATTGAACCAGAAAACGTTGAAGTAGTTTATAAAGAAATGGCTGGATGGTCTGAAGATCTTACAGGCATGACTACTGCAGACCAGCTTCCGCAGGCACTTAATGAATATATAGATTATCTTGAGAAAGAACTTGAGACTCCTATTAAGATTGTATCTGTAGGACCAGATCGTACTCAAACGATACTTAGATAAGCTTACAAAAATTCAAATTATAAAAAAGCCTTCAGATTCATATCTGGAGGCTTTTTATATACACTTATCTCAAATAAAATACGTTAAAAGAATACCCTAATGTAGATACAAAGCGGTATCACCTCCTTTTTGATAAAGTGTTATCGATTTCGGCAGGCAATTTGATTATTTTTGACACTGATGAAAAATTACTTTTACATTTTACTTACTGGGATGTTTTTATGTTCTGCTTTCGCGAAAGCGCAACAAAACCAACCTAAAGAAATCCTCATAGAATCTGACATTGAACGCATCAATGAAGAAGAATTTCCTGGCGCAATTATTTTTCAGAAATCAAATAAGCAAGTGTATATACAACACGAAGGCGCCGAAATGTGGTGCGATCTTGCTTTTTATTATAAAGACGAGAACTTCGTAAAAGCATATAGAAATGTACGCTTAAAACAGGGCGACTCAATCTCTATGCGTGGGAGATATATAGAATATAATGGTGATACAAAGTTTGCTTATGCAGCAGGAGATGTCTTCTTAAAGAAGGACACCACTACGGTGACTACAGACACCATGTACTTTAATCGTATAAGCCAGCAAGCGTATTATCGTACAGGAGGAGTTGTAACATCACCTAATAGCAAAATAACTAGCCGCGTAGGTCGCTACTATATAGAGCAGGATAAAATCTCTTTTATTAATGATGTTGTGGTTACAAATACTGAGTACGTAATTAATAGTGAGCAACTAGATTTTTACAGTATCCCAGAACATGCTTATTTATATGGCCCTACCACAATAACAAGCCCATCATCTAAGGTTTATTGCGAGCGCGGGTTTTATGACACAGCAAATGACTACGGTTATTTTGTAAAAAACTCGAGAATAGATTACGACAATAGGCAAGTGTATGGAGATAGTCTCTATTTTGACAGAAATAGAAACTTTGCGAGTGCTACTAACAATATTAAAGTTCTTGACACCTTAAATAGAAGCCTTGTAAAGGGACATTATGCTGAAGTTTATAGAGCAAAAGATTCTGTTTTAATCACACAACGAGCTGTTGCTATTACTGTAGAAGACAATGATTCTGTTTATGTACATGGCGATAGGCTCTTACTTACCGGGAAGCCAGAGAATCGGATTATTAGAGCGTTTAAAAACGTAAAACTCTACAAGAGTAATATGAGCGGTAAAAGTGACTCCCTACACAGTAACCAGCGCACAGGACTAACGCAAATGATAGGAAAACCTATATTATGGAGTGAGAAAAGTCAAATTACTGGAGATAGCATTCACCTTCTCAATAATCTAGAAACAGAGAAAATTGACTCGCTTAAGGTCTTTGATAATGCTTTTATCGCTCAGAAAGACACGATTTCTGGATTTAATCAAGTCAAAGGACAGAAACTATATGGCTTTTTTGATGATGAAAATCAGCTTAAACAAGTAGACATTATAAACAACGCAGAGACAATAATGTATATGCGTGAAGAAAATGGTGACCTTACAGGCATAGACAGAGGCACCTCTGCTCGTATAGAAATTACTTTTTTTGAAAATACGATAGACGAGATTAATAAACTCAAAAGTCCGGGAGGAACCATTTTCCCCGAATCACAATTTAAAAATGAACCACAAACCTTTGAAGGTTTTAACTGGAGAGGTGATGAGGAGTTGTTGAGCAAGGAGGATATATTTAAAGGCGAAGCACCATTTGTGCTTACTAAGATTCAAGGTATTCCTCTTCCCGAAATAGATGAGGGTTTCTTTTCACCTAATGATGATCCTACAGTCAAACCATTATCTGAAAGTTCAGATATAAAAGAAGGAACACTAGAAAACAGAGAAGAAAACAAGCCAAAATATGGTCAAGAAAATCTCGATACAAAAGGTAAACTTGAAAAAGAAGCGTTGTTAGAGCGCAACCAGAATACCTCCACACAACGCCTACAAAATTTACCGCTCAAAAAACAACGAAGACTATTGAAGCCCACTAAAAAGGATGGAAATTAATAGCTAATATGTAAAGTAAAATACTCTTAAGGATATGATATTCTCACTAAATAGACTAAATACCAGATTTTTACGCAACAAAAAAAGGTGAAAAATCGCAAAATATTGCTTTTTAACCCAATTTATAAGTCAGTTGGCGAAAATATTTTTCAAGACCTTCCCTCCCTCCTATCTTTATAGTCCCAAATCATCAGACTATGAGAAAATTTTTACTTTTACTCGTATTTACAACAGCTTCTAGCCTTACAGCACAAAACTCTCAGATGTTTTTTTCTGAAGCGCTAGACGCTCACCTTCCTTCTTATTTATTACAAGCCGAAGAAGCGATTAGAAATCTTGAACAAGACAAAGTCAAAGTCCTTTTTGACAACCTTGTAGAAGATAAACTTGTAGGATCTTTAATGAATAACTTTAAGGTTAAAAACACTTCAAAAAAAAATAAAGCTCTTGAAGACTATGAAAAGCCTGTAATGCTTCTCACATACTCTAGCTGGAGAATAAGCAGTAAAGGAGAAAAAGCCGCACTAAATGAACTCGCTAATCAATATAGTGATGACGTAGCAGTAGTTCTCTTGTTTTGGGGAGATGTAAAGCAAGTAAAAAAACTAAGCAAAGGATATGATCGTAATATTGATATACTCTACGTTGATGACTCAGAAAATAATTATTCTTTAATCATCAAGAATCTTAAGCATTCATTAGGGCTACCACTTGCTTATACCATTACTTCAGAAAAGGAAATTATTGATATTAAGAGACGTCTACCTAACAAGCTGTCTCAAGATGAAGCAATATCTACTGCCAATAATTTTGAATTATACAAAGGTATGCTTACAGAGTTATTGTATAACCAGCAGCGATTGAGTGATGAACCAATAGTAATTAACAAATAGTTACTTACCCCACAGCATTTTGATAGAAAGAATAAGGAGTATGGCTCCAAAAATTCTTTTGAGCGTTTTTTGATCAAGGTTAACGGCTAGTTTTGATCCTAGAAAGCCTCCTACCACAAAAAAGACAGCGATAACCGCTGCATATTTCCAGTTTACATACCCCTCATTATAGTAGTTGTAAGCTGCAAGAAATGTTACAGGTACAGCAAGTACTGCAAGGCTAGTACCCTGAGCTTGATGCTGATTAAAATGTAGTAACATAATCATAAGCGGAATCATAATTACGCCTCCACCTACTCCCATAATCCCACTCAGCACTCCAGCGATAAGACCAATGGCTATGAGCGCTATAATAACTGATGCATTCATTGTAACAAATTTTGATTTATTAAAAATACCATATTACACACTCTTATAAATAAAAATAGGCATCTCATTTTAGTAAATGAGATGCCTATTTTAATTTATTCTGTCGTTATTATCTACCAAGATTGTAAACTCCCTTTTCTGGTATTTCTATGTAATATTTTTTTCTTGAACTATTATTGAGTTTAGTCTCACGCAACCAAGGGTTGTGGAGCTTGAGAAGCTTGTAATTGATACCAAAGCGTTCTGCAAATTTTACAAAGTCTGTCACTGCCGTATCTACTTCTACCTTGTATGTAGGTACTTCTGCATACAAGTCTTCTGCTCTAAAGTTGAAACCATACTTCTTTGGATTACTTAAAATCTCTTTAAGAGCAATAATTCTAAATACATAACGACCGGTTTCCTCTCCCAAAAGCAAATCATAATAGTCTTGCACATTCTGCTCTTTAAATCGGCGAGAAACTCCATAATTACCAGCGTTATAAGCTGCTGCTGCAGCTGTCCAGCTCCCAAATTTCTCTTTAGACTGTCTTAAATATTTACAAGCAGCGCGTGTAGACTTTTCTACATGATATCTTTCATCTACGTTATCATTTACTTCTAGACCATATTCTCTACCAGTTTCTTTTAAAATTTGCCAGAAACCCGTTGCTCTAGCAGGAGAAACTGCTTGTGTAAGTCCGCTTTCTATTACTGCCAGGTATTTCAGATCATCTGGTACACCCTCTTCTGCTAGTATTTTTTCTATGGTTGGAAAGTATTTATTTGCTCTTTTAAAAATAAGCAGCGCATTAGACTGCCAGTAAGTATTCACAAGAAGCTCGCGGTCCATACGCTCTTTAATGTCTGGATTTTCTACAGGAACCGCTTCGCCAGCAAAGTTTAACCCATCTGGCATAGGTATAGCATAGACATTATAGTCATTAAGTAATCTATTTGACGTCATTTTTTCAATCTGCACTTCTACTTCGTCTTGCAGTATTTCTTCCTCCTGCGGTGCTTGTGCAGAGTTTATAACCAGGCCTGCGATAGCTACTACCGCTATACCTGCAACTACTTTCTTTATCATTATCATCATCTTTTCTATTTTAAATCAATGTAATCATTTTCAATCAGTTCGATTAAGTTTTTATTAAACCATTTTGCTCGAGTTATCACCATAATGTGAGTTCCTCCTTCAATATTTATACAGGTATCAATGTACTTTAACGGAAACACTTTATCTGCGCTTCCATGTATGTGAATTATTCCTTGCGGCGCAGTTTCTTGGTCCCAACAGACCATTTCTTTCACTGCCCAACTCAAGTATTTTCTGTCATTCATAGATAAATACTTTTTATAAAGGGCTACTCTGTTTTTTATGGTCTCACCAAAAGCATATTTTGCGAGTGTATCTATATCTTCTACCAATCGCATAGGCAGTAGCTTGTATAACTTTAGCTTTCGCGAAAGCTTCATTCTGCGTGGCAATTCATACTTAGTCTTAACACTACTTACAATGATAAGTTTTGCCACCTTGATGTGCTTAGCCATTTCCTGCACCAGGACTCCACCAAAGCTTACGCCTAATAAAACAATATTATCATGTGCGATGTGAGTGGTCATTCTCAAAGCATAATCTTGTAGTGACTCATCCGGCACTGGCAAAAACCATTCTAGTAAATGTATTTGATAAGAATCATTAGGCAAACTTAAATTCTCAAAAATAGAAGGATTGGCCGCCATACCCGGCATTAAATACACATGCGTCATGTAACTTATAAGTAAGGGTTTAACATAAGCGAAGCGCTCTATTTCGGGAATTTTTTATACATTTGCAAGACTTTCTCAAAAAGAAATTATTAAGATTTGATTATCTTTTAATTTCTACCTCTCAGGGGTTCAAAATTAAGGAGAGATTTCTAATAACCCCGTTAATAATTTTACAAATACTTTAAATATTTTTCAAAATTTATGGAAGCGACGACAGCAGTTGAATTGACAGATAATGAGTTCCAAAGACAGTTTGAAGCAACATTTGCAGGCAAAATGGCAAAAATTGAATACTCATTACAAGAGCGTAAAATCTTCCTGACTAAAATTTTCATGCCAGAAGGCACAGAAGACCACATGAATGAATTTATTATAGCAGTATTTAATGAAGTTGCAGAGAGAGAAATAAACCTCGTACCAACGAGTCCTGAAATTGCAAAATTCATGCGTTCTAACAGACGTAAATACAAAAGATTATTACCTGTAGGTATTAACATATAGGTAATCGTATTCTATAAAAAACCACTCATTGAGTGGTTTTTTTTATGCATTATTGTGAAATTAAACTACCCTAAAGATAAAGCTCACAACATTTAAAACTAGTTATGACAGAAAAACAAATCTCCTACACGCATATAAATACATTCTCCACTCTTAATGATCTATCAGAAAAAACTAAGAATATTTGGTTTGTTGTACACGGCATGGGTTACCTGTCAAGATATTTTATAAATTACTTTAAAGAACTACCCCCAGAAGAAAATTACATTATAGCTCCTCAAGCACCTAGTAAGTATTACCAAGACAAACGTTTTAAGTATGTAGGCGCTAGCTGGCTCACTAAAGAAAACACAGAAACAGAAAAGCACAATGTTTTTAACTATCTTGATGAGTTATGGGCTACGGAACTAGCGCCTATAGATAAAAGTGCCGTAAACGTGATTATGATGGGGTATTCTCAAGGTGTATCTATCGTTACAAGATGGATTGCTTCTAGAAAAATAGACTGCACTTATCTTTTACTACATTCTGGCGCAATACCAGCCGAGTTAAATCCACCAGATTTTGAGCACCTTTCCACTGCTACCCCTGTCACTTATCTCTATGGAGACAAGGATGAGTATGTTACAGAAGCTCGTGTCACAGAACAACAGCTTAAAGGGTCTGCTCTTTTTGGCAATCGTCTTGACGTAGTAGTATTTTCTGGTATTCATGAGGTTCACAAATCATTCTTTCCAAAAATATTAACTGCTCTAAAAGAGTAAATCAATGGTGTAGATAACGCTTTCGCGAAAGCGTAAAACAAAAAAAAATCGGCAACTCATTGAATTGCCGATTTTATTATTTAACGAAATGCTTATTAATAGCCAGTGATTTCAAATTCACTACGCCTGTTAAGCTGATGATCATCTTCTGTACATTTACCTATAGGACAATTAATCACTGGCTGTGTATCGCCATATCCTTGGTATTGTATTCTTGAGGCATCAACTCCTTTACTAACTAGATAATCATAGGTGCTTTTTGCTCTTTTTCCTGATAGCGGCATATTATATGCTGCTGGACCACGACTATCTGTGTGTGAGCTTATTTTTATTTTGATACGTTTGTATTTAACAAGCTTAGCTGCTAGTCTATCAAGTACAATTCTTGAATCTTCTCGTACTTCATAAAGATCAAAATCAAAATAAATAGGAGCTACATCCATGTACAGCTTACCCTCTTTCTCAACTACTTGTGGTGCATTTACATCTGTAAGTAATTCAAAACGACTTGGATCTTTCTCTTTAAGGTCCTTAGAAAGATTCTTTTCCTTCATAAGAGCGAGCTCAGTATCTGTAAATATTCTCTTTACTTTGATTACATAAGGTGTTGTCTGTACTCCTCTTATTTGAATATCCATGCGTCCTTCTTCATGATTATCTCCAGAAGCTATAAAAGTATAATCATCTACAGTAAGTGGTACCTGGAAAGGTGTAGCATCACTTTTACGGTTTGCATAAACTTCCTTGCCTTGATATCCTAAGATTTGTATTGCTGCATCTGAGATAAGTTCATCTGTATCTGCGTCACGCACCTCAAACTGAGTTTGAAACTCACGAGTTATGATTTCTCCAGTTTGTACAAAACTATAGATATCATCATCTGTTCCATTACGATTAGTGGCATACAACCCATTATTATCAGAATAGTAGCTTAAACTAAAATCATCATATTTAGAATTAATAGGTGCTCCTAGATTAATAGGCTCAGTAAATCCTTTTACTGTAAGTGGTGCTACAAAAATATCAAGCAGACCTAAACCTAAACGTCCATCTGTAGCAAAATATAAATCTCCTGTGTTTGAAACAAACGGAAACTGCTCCCTATGAATAGTATTAATTGTAGGTCCCAAATTTACGGGAGTACTATAAGTACCATCTAGTCGTACAGTTACATAGTAGATATCAAACCCTCCAAGGCCTCCTTCCATATCTGAGGCAAAGTACAAGCGTTTTCCATCTCTGGTAAGTGTAGGATGCATATAAGAGTAGTTCTCATTTACAAATGATAGGCGCTCAGCCTCTCTCCATATGCCATCTATGCGAACACTTTTGTAAAGATGCACTCTATTAGTTCCTTCCTCATCAAAAATCTTCCCACTATCACCATTTTCATATGCACTACGAGACAAGTACATCTCATCTCCTGCAGTGTTAAAACACAAGTTACCATCATGCAATGGGGAGTTTACTCCTTGTTCAAGCCTAACTGCTTGACCAGCGAGTTCGTTCTTATCATTTACTCTTACGCCATAAATATCTAAAAATGGTCTTTGTGTTGTTTTAAAACGCTTTGCAAATAAGGTTCTAAGCACGTCGTCATTTAATCTATCTGACGTAAAGAAAACACTATCCCCTACTCTTACAGGTCCAAAATCATCTGCTTCTGAGCTTATATTACTCTTAGTTGCGTCAAATTTTGGATTCCTTTTTCTCAACTCTTTGATAAGATCAAGAGCCACTACTTTATCAAAGTCTTCACCTCTATTTTTATAATAAAGATCAAGGTAATCTACCACCTTATCTGAACTTACGGTAGCATTAAGAACATGGTACATTTTAAAATTGAACTCATTATCATACGTTCTATCTGCATCATTAAATCGCTGTCCAACTAGCTGATTAAGATATATAGATGCGTTTCTATAATCTTGATCTAAATAATAAGCGTCAATAAGCTTTCCTAATATTTCTTTAGAGTTATTTTTTCTTAAAGCTACTTCATAATACTTTGCAGCACCCGCGTAGTCTCCTTTATTAAAAAAACGATCTCCCTTTTGTACTTGCCCAAATGCACTCGCACTTACACAAAGTATAATAAGTAATGTGTATATATTTTTCATCTTAGTAAAATCTTGGTGAGATGTAACGTTTTTGTAAGCCTAGCAAATCAAATGTATATAATAGAACTACCTCGTGACTTCCATTGTTAAAACGATTAAGATCGCTCACATTGAAGTCATAACTGTATCCTATTTTTAAATCATTTGTAATATTAAATCCTGCTAATGCTGCGATAGCATCTTGATGTCTATATGACACTCCTAGTTCAAATTTTTCATCATATAAGGCGTTTAGAGAGAGATCATAAGTTAATGGTGCACCACTTATCCATTTTGCAACTGCCGAAGGCTTAATTTTAAGTACGTCACTAACATCATAAACATAACCTGCCATTAAATAAGCAGTAGGATCTTTCTTATATAGAATAGAGGAATCTCCATTGCCTAAATTATTCTCAATTTTATACGGTATAACACTTGGCGAACTCAACCCAACGTAGTAATTATCTTTAAATAAGAAAGCACCAACTCCAACATCAAGTGAGGTAGTTTGTCCATTTTGAAAAGCCAAATCTCCTCCTACGTTTTGACCTGTGAAATCGAGACTCTGATTATCTACCCCTAACTTTAATCCAAAAGATAAGTTTGTAGTTTCTGCTACATTAATTCTGTAAGCAAAATTTACATTAAAATTATTTGTAGTAAGTACATCTCCTATTTGATCATTTACATAGTTTACACCGATTTCCACTCGCTCGTTAAGAGGAATATTTGCAAATACATTTGCAGTTTTCGGAGCACCATCCAGACCTACCCATTGAGAGCGGTACAAACTACCTACTCTTATAAGTCCTGGTTCATTAATCATATAGGCTGGATTTACCACACCTTGGTTGTACATGTACTGAGTGTACTGTGGTTCTTGTTGAGCAAACGTAGATAAACTACAAAATGCCGCTAGTATGAATATTTTAAATTTCATCTTGAGGTTGTTTTTTTATCTACTTAAGTAAAAAGATCCGTCTATTGGTGCTGAGTTTGAATCATTAGGATAGAAGATATAGAAATATACTCCAGTAGGTAATTGATCACCTAATCCAGATCCAGTATTAGAACTTCCATCAAAGAGTGGCGTATTTCTATTACCTCTGTAAACAATAGTTCCGTATCTATTAAAAATTTGAATATCAAAATTTGGAAAGATATCTGGTAAAGTACCTAATTCTAAAAAGTCATTCTGACCATCATCATTATCTGATACTCCATCAGAGATTTCAATCTGACATCTTCCGTCGCTTAGTGGTAAAACGTCTGCTAGATATGGTACTCGCGGAGATTCACATCCATTTTCATTTATCGCACTTACATAATACGTAGTATCATCTACTAGTAATGTAGATAATGGTAATGGATCTCCACCTTCCGCGGAAGCGTACCAAACAAAATCATCTACACTTACCTCTAGATTCCCTAGAGTAACCCCATCATTAATACAGATAAACTGCTCATTTAATACCACTGTTGGTGCCATGACAGGTGTAATGGTAAAAGTGACAGTTACATCATCTTGACCACAAGCGTCTGTAAAAACTATATACAGATATGAGAAAGTACCTTCACCTAAGGCTTCTACATCTATTAATCCATCTACTATAGTTTCTGATGTGTCAATATTTATAAATTCTCCAGTAAGCTGGGCATCATCAGATAATAATCCAAATAAAGAAGTGGTGTAATCTCCAGCACATACAAAAGTATCTATATCGTTTCCTGCATTAGAAACCGGCACGATAGTTACTGATATGGTTGCACTCACCGCATCACACGCACCGTTTGCTGCAATGCTATACACGTAGTCACCGCTCACTGCAGTTGTAGGATTAATAGAGCCATCATTACTTGTGGTAGTATATCCTTCTGGACCTGACCAAGTACCGTTACTATCAGGACTTCCTCCTAAAATTGTAAATAAATCTACAGCAGCTCCATCCTCACAAACCTGAAAAGTAGCTCCAGTTCCAGCATCACTACTCTCGAAAACAGTAAACGACAATGTTGCTGCATCTCCACAACCATCATCTGTAGTTGTTGTGTAGGTAAAACTAAATACTTGCTGCTCATCTATCGCAGGAACTGTAAATGGATTAGTAACTACATCGCCAGTGGCAGTGTCTGTCCATACACCCTGAGCTCCTTCATATATTGTATCTGTCCCGTTAGTATCTAATAATGTGATGAGATCAATAGGATTTGTAAAACTCTCGTCACAAAGCTCTACTCCTGTAGTATCTTCTCCAGCATAATTAGTAGCAAAAAATGAAACCGTCACTGTTGTTGTAACCGCTTCACATGCTCCGTTTGCGGCCAAAGTATAAACATAAGCTCCAGCTGCATTTACAGATGGGTCAAAGTTTGCTTCATTATCTGTAGTTGTAAATCCGCTAGGACCAGACCAAGTACCATTAGTATCTGGTGTCCCTCCTAATAATGTAAAGAGATTTATAGTGGTTCCATCTTGACAAGTTTCATAAGCTGCATCTAGTCCTGCATCACCTTGTTCAAAAACCGTAAGAGATAATGTCGCTGTATCTTCACAACCACCACCCCCTGTAGTGTAGATAAATTCAAAAGTTTGAGAATTTGTAATTGTCGGTATTGTAAATGGATTTACTACAACTGCTCCAGAGCCATCAGTCCACTCACCACTAGTATCAATAGTATCTGTACCGTTATCTTCTAGCAGAGTAATTAAATCTACAGTGAGCGTTGTATTACATAACTCAACGCCTGTAGTATCTTCGCCGGCATAAAGTGCATCTCCTAAAGTTACATCTACCGTTGCAGAAGACTCTGCACAAGTTCCATTTACTGCCACAGTATAAATATATTCACCCTCCACACTTGCTCCTGGTGTAAATAGGGCAACATTATCTGTTGTTGTAAAACCATCAGGGCCAGACCAAGTACCGTTTGTGTCTGGAGTTCCGCCTAAAAGAGTAAAGAGATCAACCTCAGCTGCATCACTACAAACTGCAAGTGGTCCACTTTCTCCTGGATCGTACTGCTGGTATACAGTAAAGCTTAAGGTAGCACTGTCTTCACATCCATTTTCGGTTATCGTAGTATATTCAAAGTTGAATAATTGAGAGTCTGTAATAGTTGGTATTTCAAAGTTATTATCAACTACGTCTCCATTTGCTGTATTAGTCCATACTCCGTCTTCACCTACATAAATAGGAGCTTCAGTATCATTTACCTCTAATAAGTCTGTAAGTACTAATGGACTCTCTATTTCACAAATCTCTAGATCTGCAGTATCTTCTCCTGCATAGTTAATTGGGTTAACTATTAAAGTAACTAGTGTAGATTGAGATTCACATGGTTGGTCTCCAGACACGACTACTTCGCAGCCATCTGGACCTATATATGTTTGCGTGATACCTGGACCACAATGATAACTTGCATTTACAATGAATTCAAAAACATAAGTTCCTGCAGAGGTATTGTCGGTCAATGTAGATACATCAATTGTACCAGCACTGGTATAGTCGACATCTCCTACAAGTGAACATATTTCATCTAAGTTAGAGACAAGCCCTAGATTTGAAGGACCAGAGACCAATCTCCAGTTTGTACAACTATTATTTGGGTAATCAAATAATGTAGTACCTTCTTGTGCAAAATCAATATAGTCATATAAATTCAAGGTAGTTAGAGTTTCATCTCCTACACATAATTCTGGAACGTCATTTTGTTCAAAAGCTCGTATATACTCATAGAATGTAAATCTGATTGTACTTTGTTGATCAGAACAAATGGATGATCTACTTTCTACAAAATAGGTGAAGTCATATGTCATACATCCAAATTCTGGAGTAGTAGCTACAAGGTCGTCATAAATTTCTCTAAGATTGATTATAGAATCACCAGGTCCAGATATTTGCCCTGTAGGATCCGTTAACCAAATACCTTCAATATTTTCATTGACCAAATATCCATCGTCACGTAAATTGATATCCATATCA
This window harbors:
- a CDS encoding gliding motility-associated C-terminal domain-containing protein, producing MGKLYLFLTLLLCSTVTAFSQCAEVETFTVCDMTVVDGNGDSIPDGIINLYEEFSAISGTTITPADGMWFDPNFNFALDVVTGDLFLWDLDSSSENIADYQFEFLNGATNCPDDVQFLLNVVLGPYSGTAASTTAGGVNLQVCQGAPPFECDSTTNIDLFQTMLSNPSPHGNGEWFYVGSSPNYVGISGNRFLNVNIPYQAGPPLVDEETFELEYRVPGITPCSTEEITSVLVSVTKEPFAGFANSFAICETELLAGNFDMDINLRDDGYLVNENIEGIWLTDPTGQISGPGDSIINLREIYDDLVATTPEFGCMTYDFTYFVESRSSICSDQQSTIRFTFYEYIRAFEQNDVPELCVGDETLTTLNLYDYIDFAQEGTTLFDYPNNSCTNWRLVSGPSNLGLVSNLDEICSLVGDVDYTSAGTIDVSTLTDNTSAGTYVFEFIVNASYHCGPGITQTYIGPDGCEVVVSGDQPCESQSTLVTLIVNPINYAGEDTADLEICEIESPLVLTDLLEVNDTEAPIYVGEDGVWTNTANGDVVDNNFEIPTITDSQLFNFEYTTITENGCEDSATLSFTVYQQYDPGESGPLAVCSDAAEVDLFTLLGGTPDTNGTWSGPDGFTTTDNVALFTPGASVEGEYIYTVAVNGTCAESSATVDVTLGDALYAGEDTTGVELCNTTLTVDLITLLEDNGTDTIDTSGEWTDGSGAVVVNPFTIPTITNSQTFEFIYTTGGGGCEDTATLSLTVFEQGDAGLDAAYETCQDGTTINLFTLLGGTPDTNGTWSGPSGFTTTDNEANFDPSVNAAGAYVYTLAANGACEAVTTTVTVSFFATNYAGEDTTGVELCDESFTNPIDLITLLDTNGTDTIYEGAQGVWTDTATGDVVTNPFTVPAIDEQQVFSFTYTTTTDDGCGDAATLSFTVFESSDAGTGATFQVCEDGAAVDLFTILGGSPDSNGTWSGPEGYTTTSNDGSINPTTAVSGDYVYSIAANGACDAVSATISVTIVPVSNAGNDIDTFVCAGDYTTSLFGLLSDDAQLTGEFINIDTSETIVDGLIDVEALGEGTFSYLYIVFTDACGQDDVTVTFTITPVMAPTVVLNEQFICINDGVTLGNLEVSVDDFVWYASAEGGDPLPLSTLLVDDTTYYVSAINENGCESPRVPYLADVLPLSDGRCQIEISDGVSDNDDGQNDFLELGTLPDIFPNFDIQIFNRYGTIVYRGNRNTPLFDGSSNTGSGLGDQLPTGVYFYIFYPNDSNSAPIDGSFYLSR